In the genome of Raphanus sativus cultivar WK10039 chromosome 4, ASM80110v3, whole genome shotgun sequence, one region contains:
- the LOC108849638 gene encoding probable glutathione peroxidase 5 — translation MGGSLSAVSETSIHQFTVKDSSGKEVDLSIYQGKVLLVVNVASKCGFTESNYTQLTELYQRYKDQGFVILAFPCNQFMNQEPGTSQDAHAFACTRFKAEYPVFKKVCVNGQNAAPVYKFLKSKKPTFFGTRIKWNFTKFLVGKDGQVIDRYGLTVPPLSIEKDIMKALGYEGDVSKY, via the exons ATGGGTGGTTCGTTATCAGCAGTGTCCGAAACATCCATCCATCAGTTCACCGTCAAG GATAGTTCCGGCAAGGAGGTTGACCTGAGCATTTATCAAGGGAAAGTTCTCCTCGTCGTGAACGTTGCTTCTAAATG CGGTTTCACGGAATCCAATTACACCCAGCTAACAGAACTTTACCAGAGATACAAAGATCAAG GGTTTGTGATATTGGCGTTTCCTTGCAACCAGTTTATGAACCAAGAGCCGGGGACAAGCCAAGATGCTCATGCATTTGCTTGTACAAGGTTTAAGGCCGAGTACCCCGTTTTCAAAAAG GTGTGTGTAAATGGACAAAACGCAGCACCAGTCTACAAATTCCTCAAGTCAAAGAAACCAACTTTCTTCGGAACTAGGATCAAATGGAACTTCACCAAGTTCTTGGTCGGCAAAGATGGTCAAGTCATTGATCGTTATGGCCTAACTGTTCCACCTCTCTCCATCgag aaGGACATCATGAAAGCACTTGGATATGAAGGAGATGTTTCCAAGTATTGA
- the LOC108852152 gene encoding adenylate isopentenyltransferase 3, chloroplastic-like, translating into MIMRVSMAMCKQTLPPSTALNFPPANFGPNMLTLSPSGPKDKVVVIMGATGTGKSRLSVDLATRFPAEIINSDKIQVHQGLDIVTNKITTEESCGVPHHLLGVLPPEAELTAVNFRHMANLSVESILSRGKLPIIVGGSNSYVEALVDDEDYKFRSRYDCCFLWVDVALPVLHGFVYERVDKMVENGMVEEVRDFFDYSDSEYSRGIKKAIGVPEFDNFFRNEPFLNMRDREELLSKVVDEIKRNTFGLACKQRNKIERLRKIKKWFIQRLDATPVFTRRRSKVDADVAWERLVAGPSTDAVSRFLLDFASPRPLVEALTALAREREMSRCLVV; encoded by the coding sequence ATGATCATGAGGGTATCTATGGCCATGTGCAAACAGACATTGCCTCCTTCGACGGCGTTAAACTTCCCCCCGGCAAACTTTGGTCCCAATATGCTAACTCTAAGCCCATCCGGTCCAAAGGATAAAGTCGTGGTCATCATGGGTGCTACCGGGACAGGCAAGTCACGACTCTCCGTTGATCTAGCCACTCGTTTTCCTGCTGAGATCATAAACTCTGACAAGATTCAAGTTCACCAAGGACTCGACATTGTCACAAACAAGATCACGACCGAGGAGAGTTGCGGGGTACCGCACCATCTCCTAGGTGTCTTGCCTCCTGAAGCTGAATTAACCGCTGTAAACTTCCGTCATATGGCGAATCTCTCAGTTGAAAGCATCCTTAGTCGTGGAAAGCTTCCAATCATCGTTGGAGGTTCCAACTCTTACGTTGAGGCTCTAGTAGACGACGAAGACTACAAATTCAGGTCGAGATACGATTGTTGTTTTCTATGGGTTGACGTGGCACTTCCCGTTTTGCACGGGTTTGTATATGAGAGAGTTGATAAGATGGTGGAAAATGGAATGGTCGAAGAAGTTAGAGATTTTtttgactactcggattctgaGTACTCAAGAGGGATCAAGAAAGCAATCGGAGTTCCAGAGTTCGACAACTTTTTCAGGAATGAACCGTTCTTAAACATGAGAGACAGAGAAGAGTTGCTGAGTAAAGTGGTAGATGAGATAAAGAGAAACACTTTCGGATTAGCTTGCAAACAGAGAAATAAAATAGAACGGTTGAGAAAGATCAAGAAATGGTTTATTCAGAGACTGGATGCGACTCCGGTTTTCACAAGGCGTAGGTCAAAGGTGGATGCTGACGTGGCGTGGGAGAGGCTGGTGGCTGGACCAAGCACCGACGCTGTGTCACGGTTCCTGCTCGACTTTGCCAGTCCTCGACCGCTAGTGGAAGCATTAACCGCGCTGGCTAGGGAACGCGAGATGTCGCGGTGCCTAGTGGTGTAA
- the LOC108851292 gene encoding uncharacterized protein LOC108851292, with product MQVNDGRTAFFWFDNWLQTGRLIDITGAVGTCYLGIPRTAKVCDAVSQAQWNVRGHRSRHFRELHARIQREPVLDVEQGHDVILWKHSEDDYKPWFSSKQTWEQIREHKTTVIWSKTVWFAQGVPRFSFMVWLVVKNRLATGDRMRAWGLHQSCVLCGERDETRDHIFFACPYSFTVWNNLAGRLSGYRTDPDWEITLQFLTNNDLQYLDKILLKLVFQTSIYHIWQERNKRRHHTGYRSVDQLIRLIDKAVRNRISSLRYGADHKLGRMMQRWFEMTQTT from the coding sequence ATGCAGGTAAACGATGGGCGCACTGCattcttctggtttgataactGGCTGCAGACAGGGAGGCTTATTGATATTACGGGGGCTGTTGGTACATGTTATCTGGGCATTCCCCGTACTGCCAAAGTATGTGATGCAGTTTCGCAAGCGCAGTGGAATGTCAGGGGCCATAGAAGCCGCCATTTTCGTGAGCTACACGCTCGCATCCAACGAGAACCGGTCCTGGATGTTGAACAAGGCCATGATGTAATCCTCTGGAAGCATTCTGAGGATGACTATAAACCTTGGTTCTCTTCTAAGCAAACATGGGAACAGATTCGAGAGCATAAGACGACTGTTATATGGAGTAAGACTGTTTGGTTTGCTCAAGGGGTACCGAGATTCTCGTTTATGGTCTGGCTGGTTGTGAAGAATAGATTAGCCACAGGAGACCGGATGAGAGCTTGGGGCCTGCATCAGAGCTGTGTTCTGTGTGGTGAGAGGGATGAAACCCGAGATCACATCTTCTTCGCTTGCCCGTACTCATTTACTGTCTGGAACAATTTAGCAGGAAGGCTTAGTGGTTACAGAACTGATCCTGATTGGGAGATTACACTGCAGTTTCTGACCAATAATGACCTGCAGTACTTGGACAAGATTCTGTTGAAACTGGTTTTCCAGACCTCCATCTATCACATCTGGCAGGAAAGGAACAAACGCAGGCATCACACGGGTTACCGTTCGGTGGATCAGTTGATTAGGCTTATTGATAAAGCAGTCCGGAACAGGATATCGTCCCTGCGATATGGAGCTGATCATAAACTTGGAAGGATGATGCAAAGATGGTTCGAAATGACACAAACCACCTGA
- the LOC108849637 gene encoding uncharacterized protein LOC108849637 encodes METLFIVAVLLLALSSSSFTRGQRIIQIPPPRPLCVSQYALANYACARVPVTTVLPSSPTVPPSPDHDHDDDHDHDDDHDHHPHDDDHHDHHDHDHDDDDDDHDHDHDDDDDHDHDDDDHDHDDDDDHDHDDDDDHDHDDDDDHDHDDDDHHHHHDDDDHGHDDDDHHHDHDDHDHDDHDHHDNDDDHHHHHHHHHHRHGDETYGQQDCCKWLRQIDNECVCDLLVTLPPLLSKPAHNYTVFVDDSCIVTFTCGGRLLH; translated from the coding sequence ATGGAAACTCTTTTTATTGTAGCTGTTCTACTTTTGGctctctcctcttcctctttcacACGAGGCCAGAGAATCATACAGATTCCACCGCCACGTCCATTATGCGTCTCTCAGTACGCTCTGGCTAACTACGCCTGCGCACGTGTCCCAGTGACCACTGTCCTACCTTCTTCCCCCACTGTCCCACCTTCTCCTGACCATGACCATGATGATGACCATGACCATGATGATGACCATGACCACCATCCCCATGACGATGATCATCATGACCACCATGACCACgaccatgatgatgatgatgatgaccaTGACCACGAccatgatgatgacgatgaccATGACCATGATGATGACGACCATGAccatgatgatgacgatgaccacgaccatgatgatgatgacgaccaTGACCACGATGATGACGATGACCACGACCATGATGACGatgaccaccaccaccaccatgaTGACGATGACCACGGCCATGATGACGATGACCACCACCACGATCATGATGACCATGATCACGATGACCACGACCACCACGATAATGACgacgaccaccaccaccaccaccatcaccatcatcacCGACACGGAGATGAGACGTATGGTCAACAAGATTGCTGCAAGTGGTTGAGGCAAATAGACAACGAGTGCGTGTGCGACCTTCTGGTTACGCTTCCGCCATTGCTATCAAAACCTGCTCATAACTATACAGTCTTTGTGGACGACTCATGCATCGTCACATTCACTTGTGGAGGCAGACTTCTACACTAA